A part of Gambusia affinis linkage group LG21, SWU_Gaff_1.0, whole genome shotgun sequence genomic DNA contains:
- the rdh12l gene encoding retinol dehydrogenase 12, like: MQALRNLFGAPWSSDVRLDGQTAVITGANTGIGKETAIDLAKRGARVILACRDMEKAQTALTEIIKSSGNDNVVSMKLDLSDTKSIREFATNLHQNEQKLNLLINNAGVMVCPYGKTADGFEMQIGVNHFGHFLLTYLLIDLIKSSAPARIVNVSSMAHSWGSINLEDINSEKSYNKSKAYAQSKLANVLFTRSLAKRLEGTGVTTYSLHPGVVQTDLWRHLSAPERFFMKIAKPFTKDSVEGAQTTIYCAVEPSLEKESGGYYSGCAPANCCAAGKDDVLAQKLWELSCKMLSLSWD, encoded by the exons ATGCAAGCTCTAAG AAACCTCTTCGGGGCTCCCTGGTCCTCTGACGTCAGGCTCGATGGGCAAACTGCGGTGATCACAGGCGCAAACACCGGGATAGGCAAAGAGACAGCCATCGATCTGGCTAAAAGAG GAGCCAGAGTGATCTTGGCGTGTCGGGACATGGAGAAAGCCCAGACGGCGTTGACTGAAATCATCAAAAGCTCCGGCAATGACAATGTCGTCTCCATGAAATTGGATTTATCAGACACCAAATCGATCAGAGAGTTTGCAACAAACCTCCACCAAA ATGAGCAGAAGCTCAACCTCCTCATCAACAATGCAGGTGTGATGGTTTGTCCGTATGGGAAGACAGCTGATGGCTTCGAGATGCAGATTGGAGTCAATCACTTTG GTCACTTCTTGCTGACTTACTTGTTGATTGACCTGATTAAAAGTTCGGCCCCGGCCAGAATCGTAAACGTGTCCTCCATGGCTCATTCCTGGGGCTCCATCAACCTGGAGGACATCAACAGCGAGAAAAGCTACAACAAGAGCAAAGCTTACGCTCAGAGCAAGCTGGCTAACGTGCTCTTCACCCGCTCACTGGCCAAAAGACTGGAAG GCACCGGGGTGACCACCTACTCCCTCCACCCTGGCGTCGTTCAGACGGACCTGTGGCGCCACCTGAGCGCCCCCGAGAGGTTCTTCATGAAGATTGCCAAACCTTTCACCAAAGACTCGGTGGAGGGAGCTCAGACCACGATCTACTGCGCCGTGGAGCCATCTTTAGAAAAGGAGAGCGGTGGATATTACAG TGGCTGCGCTCCTGCTAACTGCTGcgctgctggaaaagacgatGTGTTGGCACAGAAGCTGTGGGAGTTGAGCTGCAAGATGCTGTCCTTGTCGTGGGACTAA
- the LOC122823978 gene encoding mycocerosic acid synthase-like: MEVAEDGVAVVGIGCNFPGGEGLDNFWKVLVEGRNCSVSIPRERFDISSWFDPDDTKPGKTHTARAALIDGFNEFDHKFFGISDSEVEQMDPQQKQLLHCVYRALENAGVPMERASGTRTGVFIGIMNRDYETNAAHVHPTVINHWTGTGLAMSIAANRVSYVFNFTGPSLSIDCACSSSLVALHLACQAIKQGDCEMAVCGGVNCIIEPRVFVALSKAKMISPEGTSKPFSSRADGYGRGEGCGVVLLKPLKKALQDHDHIWGIISKTEVNQDGHSVSPITKPSTTQQEELLRRTYSDADIANVQYIEAHGTGTQVGDPTEAGSISNIIAKARPSGSGTLLIGSVKSNIGHTESAAGVAGLIKVLLMMKHETIVPSVFYSDETSSVDTKALNIKIPMNIEKWESTTARVAGVNNFGFGGTNAHAIVKQHMQTNLKKHSSEKQVKYFVLSANSQKSLTMMIEDTIKQLENDTTVDFGSVLYTSACRRSHQKHKYRKAIAVSSVGDLKEKLITSAGKNISLALSDPRLVFVFCGNGVTYHGMCKQLLKNQPVFREKIKEITHIFQRMSSLNILNTLESEFERSDIKNPDVVQPLLFAIQVGIATLLRHWGVKPDAVLGHSVGEVAAAHCSGLLSLEDAVKVIFFRSTLQRKVAGGKMLAVSNMAVSDVALILPKYSGRLGIAAFNSPQSCTLSGEADAIESFLKELSNSSNNQNLFLRMLDVPAAYHCHMMDPILQEIRDTLGTLHTNELDTELFSTVTGREAEIRDFSTGEYWARNIREPVAFEQALRSAAKGRKGVVFVEIGPRRALQRNIMETLGNNVAVVASVEPKKDYESVISVVPKLFELGIQVDWTVFYKGYETTPLVFPKYQFDCSDRDVIIGAAQNNKASFHSVLCQTGSESNIFSCNLTSDSTFYLKEHRHNNIPIIPGAFYAELGLASVMATTKPKVPLSSLHLSVKFHSPFILTQNSTEMKVQIERKGKETGFKVFSSSTVYASGMVVSKGERQIEEQAISVSSISKRCSSVMSFQEFYGYLSQGGFQYGDVFQNKANVHYGEDLKEAFAAVSVPEELRPHLHDYCIHPVVLDYLMQLLPVTIEHIFAGRPGFPAKIGSLAVFEPLQNEMIIYLRATDVGVDHFEVCGCFADKEGRVLVEVKHVIFQFLGSRCHVVEEYFYHNDFSIVPESSSSTRPPKALVFSDLLGISKALQPHLDQESRFVSLTHAKDILSNGFPSLLSNLSIVNIKKNFDEVLFLWGKEDLTSQSPDAVLHNLASCCEIFRQIVQELKRIQFPKAIRAVTYRSSDITVDHISPGFALAGMVRSFAAEIPDLSFQLIDIGSIFIEDIKALSEVLRSHSCEKYPELVIKDGLILKPSIVRTPMEVTDHTESSYTSTTSKPYNFQTADAHTVSQLNAIPQDKEMDPISGTSVEIQPSKICVHSSDYFPVSASHLNFGQTLYWNKHSSQKHKLIALDFSGTVTAVGKDVRKLKVGDPVASCYPVVAASKVRVPEDVCYSIKRFPYFQKTPCVSYFVLAWEMLHRVLPKPKQNLGIICPNPDSALVKVFVLTSHKSGWNVILSTKCNGSFVDLNQLDAFVILPPFDESLIVKICDFPQARHVVVLCESQMQTLLVQDLCQNIKESVHMQTVQMQTVLQKGYLRAHTSHIYHWLKSLNISRKFVIENFTFQNVKSQGSDVNPQILSSYFSSKKLAVIALEKDDKTTVTEIQLLPVKKQLFRKRAVYLVTGGLSGLGFETVKFISQRGGEYIVILSRSRPTAEVQQEILNIQQQCGNSITSMVCDISVSEHVHKVILEIQQKFKGFPIKGVFHSAVVLHDGLIETLNRALYEKVCKPKVNGVLNLHHATKHCHLDYFVCFSSISAFLGNASQTNYAAANSFLDLFCHFRRRLGLPGQSINWGAMNLGLLLNKEHFHRFLEAKGMMVLDVVEVHKSLEQCLILNRPQQAVCRFHFRNIRYNILSQNKALTLRLSVLVNEAFQKSQEEESKTEQSDSVSPKEYVLSLLSETIGIDQSELSDDTPLTSLGIDSMQAMTLQNMMFQERGVNVPLVKLLDPNATISTVVTILSEQKKKSPLDEDKNDDDVLTIF, from the exons ATGGAAGTAGCAGAGGatggagttgctgtggtgggAATCGGCTGCAACTTTCCAGGAG GAGAAGGTCTAGATAATTTCTGGAAGGTTCTGGTGGAGGGGAGGAACTGTTCTGTTTCAATCCCCAGAGAGAGGTTCGACATTAGCAGCTGGTTTGACCCAGATGACACCAAACCGGGTAAAACCCACACAGCCAGGGCCGCGCTGATTGACGG gtTCAATGAATTTGACCACAAGTTTTTTGGCATCAGCGATAGTGAAGTGGAGCAAATGGATCCTCAGCAGAAACAGCTCCTTCATTGTGTCTACAGAGCTCTGGAAAACGCTGGAGTTCCCATGGAGAGAGCCAGTGGGACCAGGACAGGCGTGTTTATTG gaATAATGAACAGGGACTACGAAACTAATGCTGCACACGTGCACCCAACTGTGATCAACCATTGGACTGGAACCGGACTCGCCATGAGCATCGCAGCCAACAGAGTCTCCTATGTCTTTAACTTCACCGGACCGTCACTCTCCATAGACTGCGCCTGCTCTTCCTCACTTGTGGCTCTTCACCTCGCCTGCCAGGCCATTAAACAAG GCGATTGTGAAATGGCGGTTTGTGGGGGCGTTAACTGCATCATTGAGCCAAGAGTGTTTGTGGCGCTCAGCAAGGCCAAGATGATTTCACCTGAAGGGACGAGCAAGCCGTTCTCCAGCAGAGCAGACGGTTATGGGAGAGGAGAGGGCTGTGGTGTGGTTCTCCTGAAGCCACTGAAAAAG GCTCTTCAAGACCATGACCACATCTGGGGAATCATCAGTAAAACCGAAGTCAACCAAGATGGACACTCTGTCAGTCCGATTACTAAACCCTCCACGACTCAACAAGAGGAACTGCTGCGCAGAACCTACTCAGACGCTGACATTGCAAATGTCCAGTACATCGAGGCCCATGGGACTGGAACCCAGGTGGGAGACCCGACAGAGGCAGGAAGCATCTCCAACATCATCGCCAAAGCCAGACCTTCCGGGTCAGGGACTCTGTTGATCGGCTCGGTGAAGAGCAACATTGGACACACAGAGTCAGCAGCAGGAGTGGCCGGACTAATTAAAGTTCTGTTGATGATGAAGCATGAAACTATCGTCCCATCTGTTTTCTACTCTGATGAAACTTCCAGTGTTGATACCAAAGCCCTGAATATTAAAATTCCTATGAATATTGAGAAATGGGAATCTACCACAGCGAGGGTTGCAGGGGTGAACAACTTTGGTTTTGGGGGAACGAATGCACATGCCATCGTCAAACAGCACATGcagacaaacttaaaaaaacatagCAGTGAGAAGCAGGTGAAATACTTTGTCCTGTCAGCAAATTCACAGAAATCTCTGACTATGATGATAGAAGATACCATCAAACAGTTGGAGAATGATACCACCGTAgattttggttctgttttgtaCACATCAGCCTGCAGGAGAAGTCACCAAAAGCATAAATATAGAAAGGCCATTGCAGTTTCATCTGTAGGCGATCTTAAGGAGAAGCTCATAACCAGTGCTGGCAAAAACATCAGCTTGGCTCTCTCAGATCCAAGATTAGTGTTTGTCTTCTGCGGAAATGGTGTCACTTACCACGGCATGTGCAAGCAGCTGTTGAAAAACCAGCCTGTATTCAGagaaaaaatcaaagaaatcaCTCACATTTTCCAAAGGATGAGCTCTCTAAACATCCTGAACACACTTGAGAGTGAGTTTGAAAGGAGTGACATCAAAAACCCAGATGTCGTCCAGCCTCTCCTCTTTGCCATTCAGGTTGGGATTGCCACCCTTCTCAGACACTGGGGTGTCAAACCTGATGCTGTGCTCGGACATTCGGTTGGTGAAGTCGCTGCCGCTCACTGCTCCGGCCTCTTGTCTCTCGAAGACGCTGTGAAAGTCATATTCTTCCGCAGCACCCTTCAAAGGAAAGTTGCTGGTGGTAAAATGCTTGCGGTCAGTAACATGGCTGTATCAGATGTGGCTTTGATCCTCCCTAAGTATTCTGGAAGACTTGGCATTGCAGCCTTCAACAGCCCACAGTCCTGCACTCTTTCAGGAGAAGCAGATGCAATCGAGAGCTTCCTTAAAGAGCTAAGCAACTCATCCAACAATCAGAATCTCTTCCTCCGTATGCTCGATGTCCCTGCTGCTTACCACTGCCACATGATGGACCCAATTCTCCAGGAAATTAGGGACACCCTTGGCACCTTGCATACAAATGAGCTTGACACTGAGCTGTTCTCAACAGTTACAGGAAGGGAAGCCGAGATCAGAGATTTCAGCACGGGTGAATACTGGGCGAGGAACATCCGTGAGCCTGTTGCTTTTGAGCAAGCTTTGAGGTCAGCAGCTAAAGGGAGGAAAGGTGTAGTGTTTGTAGAGATAGGGCCAAGAAGAGCACTGCAAAGAAACATTATGGAAACTCTTGGAAACAATGTAGCAGTTGTTGCCTCAGTGGAACCCAAGAAAGATTATGAATCAGTCATCTCAGTTGTTCCCAAGTTGTTCGAACTGGGCATTCAGGTAGATTGGACGGTCTTCTACAAAGGCTATGAGACAACACCACTGGTTTTCCCAAAGTACCAGTTTGACTGCTCCGATAGAGATGTGATCATTGGAGCTGCCCAGAACAATAAAGCCAGTTTTCATTCTGTTCTCTGTCAGACTGGAAgtgaaagcaacatttttagctGTAATTTAACATCTGACTCAACCTTCTACTTGAAGGAGCACAGGCACAATAATATACCCATCATCCCCGGCGCCTTCTACGCTGAGTTGGGTCTAGCGTCAGTCATGGCCACCACTAAACCAAAAGTGCCCCTGAGCTCGCTGCACCTCAGCGTCAAGTTTCACAGCCCATTTATTTTGACACAGAACTCTACTGAAATGAAGGTCCAAATAGAgcgaaaaggaaaagaaactggcttcaaagtgttttcttcttctacagTGTATGCTTCAGGCATGGTGGTTTCAAAGGGAGAGAGGCAGATTGAGGAACAAGCCATTTCGGTGAGTTCGATCTCCAAAAGATGCTCCTCTGTTATGAGTTTTCAGGAGTTTTATGGATATCTATCTCAAGGCGGCTTCCAGTATGGTGATGTCTTTCAGAATAAAGCAAATGTGCACTATGGTGAGGATCTAAAGGAGGCCTTTGCAGCTGTTTCCGTTCCAGAAGAGCTCCGACCACATTTGCATGACTACTGCATTCATCCTGTTGTGTTGGATTACTTAATGCAACTTCTCCCTGTCACCATTGAGCATATATTTGCAGGCAGACCGGGGTTTCCTGCCAAAATAGGGAGCCTTGCTGTATTTGAACCCTTGCAGAATGAGATGATTATCTACCTGAGAGCAACTGATGTGGGTGTAGATCACTTTGAGGTTTGTGGCTGCTTTGCAGATAAGGAAGGCAGAGTGTTGGTTGAGGTGAAGCACGTGATATTCCAGTTCCTCGGCAGTCGTTGTCATGTGGTCGAAGAGTACTTCTACCATAATGACTTCAGTATTGTCCCTGAAAGCTCCTCTTCTACAAGGCCTCCAAAGGCTTTGGTGTTCTCTGATCTTTTAGGCATCTCAAAGGCTCTACAACCGCATTTAGACCAAGAATCTAGATTTGTTTCCTTGACACATGCAAAGGATATTTTAAGCAATGGATTCCCGTCTCTTCTTTCAAACCTCAGCATTGTGAATattaagaaaaactttgatGAAGTGTTATTTTTGTGGGGCAAAGAAGATCTTACATCACAATCACCTGATGCTGTCTTACATAATCTTGCAAGCTGCTGTGAGATTTTCCGGCAAATTGTCCAGGAGCTGAAGAGGATTCAGTTTCCCAAAGCCATCAGAGCAGTGACCTATCGCTCATCTGACATTACCGTGGATCACATAAGTCCAGGTTTTGCTCTGGCTGGAATGGTCAGGTCTTTTGCAGCAGAGATCCCTGATCTTTCGTTTCAACTGATTGACATAGGCTCCATTTTTATTGAGGACATTAAAGCTCTCTCTGAGGTCCTGAGATCACATTCTTGTGAAAAGTACCCAGAATTGGTCATAAAAGATGGGCTGATATTAAAACCGTCAATCGTTCGAACCCCAATGGAAGTCACTGACCATACAGAAAGTAGTTACACCTCCACAACTTCTAAACCTTACAACTTTCAGACGGCTGACGCACATACAGTGAGTCAACTGAATGCCATTCCTCAAGACAAGGAAATGGATCCAATCAGTGGCACATCAGTTGAAATTCAACCAAGTAAAATATGCGTTCATTCATCTGATTACTTTCCAGTCAGTGCCTCACATCTAAACTTTGGTCAGACACTCTACTGGAACAAGCACTCATCTCAGAAGCATAAGTTAATCGCACTTGACTTTAGCGGTACTGTCACTGCAGTTGGAAAAGATGTCAGAAAACTCAAAGTTGGGGACCCCGTTGCCTCTTGTTATCCAGTTGTGGCGGCAAGTAAGGTTCGTGTGCCAGAGGACGTATGCTACAGCATAAAGAGGTTCCCATATTTTCAAAAAACGCCTTGTGTttcctactttgtgttggcttGGGAGATGCTTCATAGAGTCTTGCCTAAACCCAAACAGAATTTAGGGATCATTTGCCCCAACCCTGATTCAGCTCTTGTGAAAGTCTTTGTACTTACTTCTCATAAATCTGGTTGGAATGTGATTTTAAGCACAAAATGTAATGGATCTTTTGTAGATCTCAATCAACTGGATGCATTTGTTATCCTGCCACCATTTGATGAGTCTCTCATTGTGAAAATTTGCGATTTCCCACAGGCTCGGCATGTCGTAGTACTCTGTGAATCTCAAATGCAAACCCTGCTTGTTCAGGACCTGTGCCAAAACATAAAGGAAAGTGTTCATATGCAAACAGTTCAGATGCAAACTGTTTTGCAGAAGGGATATCTGAGAGCACACACATCTCACATTTATCACTGGCTGAAGTCGCTGAACATCAGCAGGAAGTTTGTTATCGAAAACTTCACTTTTCAGAATGTGAAATCTCAAGGTAGTGATGTAAATCCACAGATATTATCATCATACTTCAGTTCAAAGAAACTTGCTGTGATTGCTTTAGAAAAAGATGACAAGACCACCGTGACTGAGATTCAGCTGCTGCCAGTGAAAAAGCAGTTGTTCAGAAAGAGAGCGGTGTACCTTGTGACAGGCGGTCTCTCCGGCCTGGGCTTTGAAACGGTAAAGTTTATCTCACAAAGAGGAGGGGAGTACATCGTGATTCTCTCCAGGAGCAGGCCCACAGCAGAGGTGCAGCAAGAAATACTCAATATTCAACAGCAATGTGGAAACAGCATCACCAGCATGGTGTGTGACATTTCCGTCTCTGAGCATGTGCACAAGGTCATCCTTGAAATCCAGCAGAAGTTTAAGGGTTTCCCAATCAAAGGGGTGTTTCACAGCGCGGTTGTCCTGCATGACGGTCTGATTGAAACCCTTAACAGAGCCCTTTATGAGAAGGTTTGTAAACCCAAAGTCAATGGGGTGTTAAATTTACACCATGCTACAAAGCACTGCCATCTGGACTACTTTGTGTGTTTCTCCTCCATCTCAGCGTTCCTTGGAAATGCATCCCAAACAAACTATGCAGCAGCCAACTCTTTTCTTGACTTGTTCTGCCACTTCAGGCGCAGACTCGGGCTGCCTGGGCAGTCCATCAACTGGGGGGCTATGAACCTCGGTCTGCTCCTAAACAAGGAACACTTCCATCGCTTTTTGGAAGCAAAGGGGATGATGGTGTTGGATGTTGTAGAAGTCCATAAAAGCCTGGAGCAATGCCTAATCCTGAATCGACCCCAGCAGGCTGTCTGCAGGTTTCACTTCAGGAACATCAGATACAACATCCTCTCTCAAAATAAAGCCTTGACCTTACGTCTTTCTGTATTAGTCAATGAGGCTTTCCAAAAATCCCAAGAGGAAGAGTCTAAAACCGAACAAAGTGACTCTGTCTCACCAAAAGAATATGTTTTATCTCTGCTCAGTGAGACAATAGGTATCGATCAGAGTGAGCTGAGTGATGACACCCCTCTGACATCCTTAGGCATAGACTCCATGCAGGCAATGACTCTGCAGAATATGATGTTTCAGGAGAGAGGAGTCAATGTGCCTCTGGTGAAGTTGTTGGATCCCAACGCCACAATATCGACAGTGGTAACCATACTGagtgaacaaaagaaaaagtctccCCTGGATGAAGACAAGAACGATGATGatgttttaacaatattttaa